GAGGGGACTGAAAGGGTGGTTCCGCTGGCGAACGACGCTGGCAGCCCGGGCCCTGAAGACCCTTCCCCGATGAAGAGGGGACTGAAAGATTGTGCAAACCAACGGGAGCGGAATCACAGACGTCCCTGAAGACCCTTCCCCGATGAAGAGGGGACTGAAAGGCATCCACTTGCCACCGTGATAGCGCAGGATCGGCCGACCTGAAGACCCTTCCCCGATGAAGAGGGGACTGAAAGGATCATTGCGAAGTGGATTGACCTCGACGCGAAGGTGACCTGAAGACCCTTCCCCGATGAAGAGGGGACTGAAAGAGGTTGGTGCGCGCGGTGCTCGCGCTCGCAAGGTCGCCTGAAGACCCTTCCCCGATGAAGAGGGGACTGAAAGAGCGCCGTAGGACTCTGTGAGGCCGCGGCAATGCCCACCTGAAGACCCTTCCCCGATGAAGAGGGGACTGAAAGTGGCTTCACTTCTTCCCGGCTGGCGCTTCCGCCGGCCCTGAAGACCCTTCCCCGATGAAGAGGGGACTGAAAGGCCTTGCCGCCTTTGCGCGCCGTGATTCGCTCGTCGCCCTGAAGACCCTTCCCCGATGAAGAGGGGACTGAAAGTCCCCATCAGCAACAGGAAAGCGCCGCCCGCGCCGATCCCTGAAGACCCTTCCCCGATGAAGAGGGGACTGAAAGGAGAATTTGGTTTCGGCCGGTAGGCCACTTGTCCCTCCTGAAGACCCTTCCCCGATGAAGAGGGGACTGAAAGGTCAGTTGAATGACCTGCTTCAGTCCGGCGGGAAGCCTGAAGACCCTTCCCCGATGAAGAGGGGACTGAAAGGATGCCCGGTGAGCGGCGCCGCGGCGGCGCTCATCGCCCTGAAGACCCTTCCCCGATGAAGAGGGGACTGAAAGGCGATTACGGCGCGAAGGGCAAGTACACGGCCGCCGACCCTGAAGACCCTTCCCCGATGAAGAGGGGACTGAAAGGCTACACCCGCCAGGCGTTCGACGCGCTGAGCTGGACCTGAAGACCCTTCCCCGATGAAGAGGGGACTGAAAGGATTCACAATTGCGAGAGAGGGCGTCATCGGCTCAGCCTGAAGACCCTTCCCCGATGAAGAGGGGACTGAAAGGGTAGTACGTCGGCGCGTACTCGCGATACTCGATGATGCCTGAAGACCCTTCCCCGATGAAGAGGGGACTGAAAGGCGTAACCGACACCCGCAGCAATTCATGGGCACAGGCCTGAAGACCCTTCCCCGATGAAGAGGGGACTGAAAGAACAACCCGCCGAACAGACCGGCGATCGCGCCGATCCTGAAGCCCCTTCCCCGATGAAGAGGGGACTGAAAGCTTCACCTGCTCGGAAGCCTGCAGCGGCACCTGGTAGCCCTGAAGACCCTTCCCCGATGAAGAGGGGACTGAAAGGTCGCGGCGACTGTCCGCTTTGTTACGCCGACGGGACCTGAAGACCCTTCCCCGATGAAGAGGGGACTGAAAGCTCTCTTAAGCTGGCAGAACTCCACGCACGCGAACCTGAAGACCCTTCCCCGATGAAGAGGGGACTGAAAGTCGCTCTCGGCAGAGATGACCAGATCGAGCGGGATGCCTGAAGACCCTTCCCCGATGAAGAGGGGACTGAAAGCAATTCGGATTCGCTTTGCGCTGCGCCGCTTCCGACTTCCTGAAGACCCTTCCCCGATGAAGAGGGGACTGAAAGATGACCTGGTGGCCTTCGCCGACTCGGTCGACGAGCCGACCGGGTCGGAAGGATCGATGTTATTTCCCATGGGAACGAGACTCAACCCAGATTTAGCTGTGGGTTTTGACCAGGCGCAGATTGGCCTGTTGGTAGTCGTGGGCTGTTGGCTGGATAGCCGGGGTTGGTGGAGGCGCGTTGGTAGTGAGGGGACTCACTGAATTGGAGCACTACCGGCGCATTCCAATCCTCTCACCCACCAAGTTTCTCCGGAGAGAAAATTTCACAAATATCACGGCCAAGTATCACGGTCCCGTCAGTGGCGGGCTGGGCGGTTCGGCGTCGGCGGGTTTGGGGGACTTGTCTTCATCGCCGGCCGGCGGACGAGGGCTGGTCGGCGGGGGCGGTGAAATACCGTCCGGCAGGGCGGCGGCGGGCGCCAGTCCGCGGCGGCGGTCTTCTTCCATCTGCAGTGTGCGCAGGATCTCGTCGCGATCGCGTCCGGCATAGTCGCGCGCGAAGCGCGTGAGCGCCAGGGTGACGATGTCGGAGTGGTGCATCTTTTCCAGCCCGCGCAGGCGGGTGAGGTCGAGCCACAGGCGGTGGACCAGGTGCACGTCTTCCGACTTCATGGTGGGCGTGTGCGGTCCGATGCGGTAGGTCTTTACGCTGCCATCGGGGCTGACCACGTGGAAGACGAACTGGCGCTTGGGCGGTGACATCGCCTCCCAGGCGCGTCCCAAATAGAAGGCCTGCTCCTCGGCCGACATCTTGGTGGATTGGCCGGCGACGACGGCGGCCGACTGCAGCGCGTTCGCCGTCTGCACGATGGCGGACCACACGTCGCGCGCCGGCACCACCAGCAGCGAGACGTGTTTCCCGTAGCTCTCGGCCACCGATACGGCGCGCGTGAACAGGGTTTGCTCGTAGTCGCTGAAGATCTGCTCCATCGAGAGGTCGTACTCGCCCGAGCCGGTGCCCAGCAGGCGGGCCACCATGACCACCACGTCCTGATCGGTGGTATTGGTGTGCTCCAGCGCCCAGCGCAGGTTGTGGAGCGCGTTGTAGTCGCGCACCGTGACCAGCACGTTGCCGGGGCGAATGCCGACCGACTCGCGCTCGACCGTTTCGGCGTGCTGCAGCTGGAAGTGCTCCTGCATCTGCTGCTCGGCGTGCGCGTGTTTTCGGCGATTGATCTTTTCCGAGGCCAGGAAGATGGCGAAGAACACCGCAGAGAAGATGATTCCCGAGATGGTCGCCACCGACTTGGTCAGCAGGTTGACCAGGGCCGTGGCCAGCAGCACGAGAAATACAGATCCGAGTCCAACCGGAACTTCAACGTGGCCGATGGTGAGGTTGGGCGGCACCTTCCAGCCGCGCGGGCCCTTGTACTTGAAGCGCAGCACCAGCATGGCGAGGCTGTTGAAGGTGAAGCTCCAGATGACGCCGAAGGCGTAGGCCTCGCCCAGGAGGTAGACGTCGCCGCGGCTGACCAGGATGGTGAAGAGCTGGAGTCCGACGACAAGATTGATGATGCGGTAGCTGGTGCCGTACTTGCGATGCGGCCGGCGGAACCAGTCGGTGAGCACGCCGTCTTCCGACACCCGGTTGAGCACGCCGTTGGAGCCGATGATCGCGGTGTTCACCGCACCGGAAAGCATGAGGAAGCCGACGACGACGACGAAGATCCGGAACAGGATGCGCAGCGCCAGCGGCCCCGCCTGATACATGGCGATGCCGGCGATCAGGTTGTCCTTGTAGACGGCGATGCGCACGTCGTCGGGAATGAGCATGACGCCGAGCATGGTGGCGCCGCCGGTGAAGACGAAGCTGTAGATGGCGATGACCAGCGCCGCGCGCTTCAGGTTCTTCAGCTTGGGGTGCGCGATTTCGCGATTGACCTGCGCCAGCGATTCCTCGCCGCTCATGGCCAGCACGGAGTGGCCGAACGCGATGAGGATGCCGAACAGCCCGAACATCTTCACCAGGTCGCCCCGGTTATGCAGGAAGCCCAGCGCCTCGGCGGAAAACCGCAGGTTCTCCGGCAGCGGCCAGGGCGGCAGGTGCGCACCGCGCGCGATGAGAGTGACTGCGGACCAGCCGAGCAGCACGACCACCATCACGGTGGTGATCTGCATGACGCGGAGGGCCTTGTCGCTCGACTCCTCGATGCCCTTGGTGTTTTCCCACCAGTAATAAAGGGTGACGCCCAGCGCGAAGACAACGGCCACCCAGTTTTCCGGCAGCGCAATTTTTACGGGCAGGAAGCCGTGGCGGAATCCGGTGAAGAGCAGTTCGTTGATGAGTCCGGCGATGTACTGCCCGGCCGACACGCCGGAAATCGGGCCGGTGAGGATGTAATCGAACATGAGCGCCGAAACGCTCAGTTTGGCCAGTGTGCCGCCCAGCGCCTCTTTGACGACGCGATACACGCCGCCGCGCACGAACATGGAGCAGCTCTCCACGTACACCGCGCGCACGGTAAAGCTGAAGAGCATGACGCCGAGAATGAACCACGGCGCCGACTTGCCGATGGCCTGCTCGGCGATGCCGCCGGCGTAAAAGGCCGACGAGCCCAGGTCGTTGAGCACGATGGCGGCGGCGCGCCAGAAAGAGATGAAGGTGAGCATCACCGACGTCGCAACTACGATGCGAACGCGGTTGCTCTGCTGCGCGGGTTGTGACGGGGAAGGCATCAGCAGCGATCAGGCTGGGGCGGCAACGGGCTCGTCATACTTCCGCGCTCAGACCGGCTTCGCCGGCCGGAGCGTCGCGCGCGATCAGCACTTCGAAGTCCTCGACCGTGGTGAGCACCAGTACCAGGGCAGAGCCGATGAGTCCGATCAAAAACAGCGCTTCCACCACCTTCACAAAGGCCTGGAACAAATGGAAGAGCATACGCAGCAATTGTAAACAAAGCGAGTGCTTCGTCCCACATTGCGCGCATCGCCGGTGTTTGGCGGGGACCGGGCGCGCGGCGCGGCTTTGCTACACTGCTGGGGTGCGGCAAATTCCCGCGAGCGCCTGGGGCCTGGCCATCCTCTCTGGAGCGTTGCAGGTGCTCATCTTTCCTTCGCCGGGCCTGTACTGGTTGTGCTGGGTTGCCCTCGCGCCGCTGATCGTTGCCATCCTCGGCCTTTACCGTCCACGCAATACTGAACTGCTCGATGTCGCGGGCAGGGAAGTCCGCCCCGGGGCCGCTGCGGGCTTTCTGCTCGGATATTCGAGCGGCGTGATCTGGTACGCGGGCAGCTGCTACTGGATTTACCACGTGATGCACGTGTACGGCGGCGTGGGAGCGGCGGCGTCGGCGGGCATCGTGGTGCTGTTCTGTCTCTATCTCGGGCTCTACCACGGCCTTTTCGGATGGCTGCTGGCCAGGGCGGCGCGTCGCGGGAAGCACGGCATCCGGCGTGCGTTGCTGCTGGCGCCTTTTCTGTGGGTCGCCGTCGAGCTGGCGCGCGCGCGCATCACCGGTTTCCCATGGGACCTGCTGGGCACCGCGCAGGTGAACAACCTGCCGCTCACGCGCATCGCGACCTTCACGGGCGTTTACGGGATCTCGTTCGAGATCGCGCTCATCAATGCCGCGTTTGCGGCGGCGTTCGTGATTCCTCTGCGCGCGCGGGGCGCGATGCTGGGTTCGGCGCTGGCAGCGGCGCTCCTGCTGCAAGCCGGCGCCCTGGTGGCCCTGCGTCCGGCGCCGCGCGATCGCGTCGCGACGCTGGTGCAGTCGGACATTCCGATCCTCGAGCCGGGCGAGTGGACGGCCGAGTACTTCGACCGCACCATCGTCGAGCTGGTCCGCCTGAGCCTGCCCGCGGCGAAGACGAACCAGGAGGCGCAGTCCGGACCGGGACTGATCGTGTGGCCGGAAACGCCGGCGCCGTTTTACGACACCGATCCGCGTTTTCGCGACGCGGTGAGTGGGCTGGCGCGACGCGCCAACGCGTACGTGCTCGTGGGCAGCGTGGGCGTGCGCACCATGACACAGCACGGCCAGCAGGGCGCAGCCGGCGGCAATCCCGTGCCGGTGAGCTCAACCCGGGTGCTGAACTCGGCGGCGCTGGTGGGGCCGAACGGCGAGTGGGTTGCGCGGTACGACAAAGTGCACCTGGTGCCATTCGGCGAGTACGTGCCGTTCCGGCCGCTGTTCGCCTTCGCGGAGAAACTGACGAAGGAAGTGGGTGACTTCAGCCGGGGGAGCGAGCGGCGCGTCCTCGACCTTGGCGGGCGCAAAGTGGGCGCGTTCATCTGCTACGAATCGGTCTTTCCCGACGAAGTCCGCCAGTTCACGAAGAACGGCGCGCGGTTGCTGGTGAACATTTCCAACGACGGCTGGTTCGGCGAGAGCGGCGCTCCGGGCCAACACCTGAACATGGCGCGGATGCGCGCGATCGAAAACCAGCGCTGGCTGTTGCGCGATACGAACACGGGCATCACGGCGTCGATCGATCCGTACGGACGCGTGGTGGCGCGCGCTCCGCGCGGCGAGCGCCTGACGCTGCAGGCGCCGTACGCGCTGATCAGCGAAGTAACGTTCTACACCGCGCACGGCGACTGGTTCGCGTGGACGTGTGCGATAATCGCTTTGGCGGGCCTCTTGGTACGCGCCCGCTTCAAGAGTCAAGTCATATGGTCGAAGAACTAGAACGCGAATACGCCACCGTTCAGGACAAAGTCCGCGACCTGCGGAGTTTTCTTTGACGCCGCGCGCCTGCGCAGCCAACTAGCCGACATCGAAAAGCAGGTTGCCGATCCGGGCCTGTGGTCGAACCCTGAGCAATCCCAGAAAGTGATGCGCGAGCGCAAGCGCCTGGAAGCGGCGCTGGCGACCGACACCGACCTGGAGCGGCGCTTGGCCGACATCGCCGCCTACTTCGAACTGGCGCGCGAAGGCGAAGAGGTTGGCGGCGACCTGCGCCGCGAAATTGATTCGCTGCGCGCGGTCGCCGAGAAGCTCGAAACCGAGACGCTGCTCTCGGGCGAGCAGGATGCACTCAGCGCGATCGTCACCATCCATCCCGGGGCCGGCGGCACTGAGTCGCAGGACTGGGCGGACATGCTCCTGCGCATGTACCTGCGCTGGGCCGAGCGCCAGGGGTTCGAGACGGTGCTGAACGACCACCAGCCGGCGGAAGAGGCGGGGATCAAGTCGGCCACGTTCACGGTGAGCGGTCAGTACGCCTACGGGCTGCTGACGAGCGAGATCGGCGTGCACCGCCTGGTGCGGATTTCGCCCTTCGACCAGGCCAAGCGGCGGCACACCTCGTTCGCCAGCGTGTTCGTGTCGCCGGAGATCGACGAGAGCATTGAGATCAACATCAAGCCCGACGACCTGCGCATCGACACGTACCGCTCCGGCGGGCGCGGCGGGCAGCACGTGAACACCACCGACTCGGCGGTACGCATCATTCACATCCCGACGGGGATCGTGGTGAGTTGCCAGAACGAGCGCTCGCAGCACAAGAACCGCGAGCGCGCGATGAAGATTCTGCGCTCCAAACTCTACGAGTATGAGCTGGAGAAGAAGCGCGAGCAGACGAAGAAGGTCGAGGACGCCAAGCTCGACATCGACTTCGGCTCGCAGATCCGCTCGTACGTGCTGCAACCGTACCGGATGGTCAAGGACCACCGCACCAAGCTGGAAATCGGAGACGTGGACCGCGTGCTGGACGGCGACATCAATCCGTTCATCAGGGCGTACCTGCTCATGCGGCGCGGAGACCAGGGTCCGAAAACCCAGTAGCGGTTCCGGCTGAAAGCTGAATTATGATGTGCGCGTCCCATGGCGCGCATGATCGAACTGATCCGGCAATCGGCCGTTCCGGCCAACCTCATGCGTTCGGCCGCGCGCGGCGCGCTGGCCCTTCCTGCCGCCGAAATGATCGAGATCCTGGTGTACCTGGCCGGACACCCCGTCTTCGGCGAGCAGGCGCGGATGACGCTGGCTGGCTGGGACGAGCAGTCGGCGGTGGCCGTGGCGGCCGATCCAACGTCGCCGCCTGAGGTGCTGAAGTACTTCGCGGCGCCGCAAAACCTGCGCCCGGCGCTAATTTCCGCGCTTCTCGACAATTCTGCGGTGCCGGAGGAAACGTTGGTCGAGTGGGCCAGTTCGAATTCGCGCGAGCTGCTGGCGCGGATGGTGGAGAACCCGCGGGCGCGCAAGTCGTCGAATGTTCTTTACGCGCTGAGCGCGAACCCTTTGCTGACCGACGCTGAGCTGGCGCGGACCACGGCTGCGCTTGCGGCACTCGGGGAGGAAGCGCCGGAGACGGCCGCAGCCGAGGAGCAGGAAGACCCGGAGTTCGTGGCGCTGCTGGAGGCCTACCAGCGTGATCACGCGCATGAGATTGCCGCCGAGGAAGGCAAGCCGTTCACGATGACCAGCGCGTCCGATGTGCTCGGCATCGAGGACGCGGTCCCGCCGGCGCCGAACGCCGGCGTGGGCGAGCTGGCGGTGAGCGCCGGGAGCGGAACGGGGGCCAAGCCAGCGAAGGGCGAAGAGTCCGAGCGCGAGTCCACGATTCAGAAAATTTCGAAACTGCGGGTGGGCGAACGCGTGCAGCTGGCGATGAAGGGCACGAAGGACGAGCGCTTCGTACTGATCCGCGACGGCGCCAAGGTCGTGTCACTGGCGGTGCTGGAGTCGCCCAAGCTGAGCGACGCCGAAGTGGAGACGTTCGCCGCCATGAAGAATGTGCAGGAAGACGTGCTGCGCGGCATCGCGCGCAAGCGCAAGTTCATGAAGAACTACGGCGTGGTCCGCAGCCTGGTGAACAATCCCCGCGCGCCGCTCGATCTTTCTCTCTCGCTGGTGCCGCACCTGCTCGCCAACGACCTGAAGGGGCTTTCGATGAATAAGAACGTGGCCGACACCATCCGCAAAGTGGCGCTGAAGATGTTCCGGGAGAAGACGAGCGGCAAGAAAGGCGAGTGAGCCACGTTTCCCAGGCCGGCGCCGCAAGGAGCGCGGCGCTAACGCGGGCGCCGCCGGCAAGCGGCTACAATCCCCGGCAGGAGGAGC
This portion of the Terriglobales bacterium genome encodes:
- a CDS encoding APC family permease; its protein translation is MPSPSQPAQQSNRVRIVVATSVMLTFISFWRAAAIVLNDLGSSAFYAGGIAEQAIGKSAPWFILGVMLFSFTVRAVYVESCSMFVRGGVYRVVKEALGGTLAKLSVSALMFDYILTGPISGVSAGQYIAGLINELLFTGFRHGFLPVKIALPENWVAVVFALGVTLYYWWENTKGIEESSDKALRVMQITTVMVVVLLGWSAVTLIARGAHLPPWPLPENLRFSAEALGFLHNRGDLVKMFGLFGILIAFGHSVLAMSGEESLAQVNREIAHPKLKNLKRAALVIAIYSFVFTGGATMLGVMLIPDDVRIAVYKDNLIAGIAMYQAGPLALRILFRIFVVVVGFLMLSGAVNTAIIGSNGVLNRVSEDGVLTDWFRRPHRKYGTSYRIINLVVGLQLFTILVSRGDVYLLGEAYAFGVIWSFTFNSLAMLVLRFKYKGPRGWKVPPNLTIGHVEVPVGLGSVFLVLLATALVNLLTKSVATISGIIFSAVFFAIFLASEKINRRKHAHAEQQMQEHFQLQHAETVERESVGIRPGNVLVTVRDYNALHNLRWALEHTNTTDQDVVVMVARLLGTGSGEYDLSMEQIFSDYEQTLFTRAVSVAESYGKHVSLLVVPARDVWSAIVQTANALQSAAVVAGQSTKMSAEEQAFYLGRAWEAMSPPKRQFVFHVVSPDGSVKTYRIGPHTPTMKSEDVHLVHRLWLDLTRLRGLEKMHHSDIVTLALTRFARDYAGRDRDEILRTLQMEEDRRRGLAPAAALPDGISPPPPTSPRPPAGDEDKSPKPADAEPPSPPLTGP
- the lnt gene encoding apolipoprotein N-acyltransferase encodes the protein MRQIPASAWGLAILSGALQVLIFPSPGLYWLCWVALAPLIVAILGLYRPRNTELLDVAGREVRPGAAAGFLLGYSSGVIWYAGSCYWIYHVMHVYGGVGAAASAGIVVLFCLYLGLYHGLFGWLLARAARRGKHGIRRALLLAPFLWVAVELARARITGFPWDLLGTAQVNNLPLTRIATFTGVYGISFEIALINAAFAAAFVIPLRARGAMLGSALAAALLLQAGALVALRPAPRDRVATLVQSDIPILEPGEWTAEYFDRTIVELVRLSLPAAKTNQEAQSGPGLIVWPETPAPFYDTDPRFRDAVSGLARRANAYVLVGSVGVRTMTQHGQQGAAGGNPVPVSSTRVLNSAALVGPNGEWVARYDKVHLVPFGEYVPFRPLFAFAEKLTKEVGDFSRGSERRVLDLGGRKVGAFICYESVFPDEVRQFTKNGARLLVNISNDGWFGESGAPGQHLNMARMRAIENQRWLLRDTNTGITASIDPYGRVVARAPRGERLTLQAPYALISEVTFYTAHGDWFAWTCAIIALAGLLVRARFKSQVIWSKN
- the prfB gene encoding peptide chain release factor 2 (programmed frameshift), yielding MVEELEREYATVQDKVRDLRSFLDAARLRSQLADIEKQVADPGLWSNPEQSQKVMRERKRLEAALATDTDLERRLADIAAYFELAREGEEVGGDLRREIDSLRAVAEKLETETLLSGEQDALSAIVTIHPGAGGTESQDWADMLLRMYLRWAERQGFETVLNDHQPAEEAGIKSATFTVSGQYAYGLLTSEIGVHRLVRISPFDQAKRRHTSFASVFVSPEIDESIEINIKPDDLRIDTYRSGGRGGQHVNTTDSAVRIIHIPTGIVVSCQNERSQHKNRERAMKILRSKLYEYELEKKREQTKKVEDAKLDIDFGSQIRSYVLQPYRMVKDHRTKLEIGDVDRVLDGDINPFIRAYLLMRRGDQGPKTQ